GTGGGAACACACAATTATTAAAGTATATCACTATTGTGGAACAAAGCTCAacggaaaaattaaaaaaagaaaaaacatcaatAATGTATGACATAGCAATTGTATTCAATAGTGGCATCTCCGTTGTCGTAGAACGAGTAAGTCGATGCTAGAGCATAACCTCTAGCAAATCGGAAAAGCCCACTACCACCGATTATTGGCATCTCCCTTACCTCAGCATTTACATTGTTTCGTCCTAACACAGTGAATGTGCTACCATTATACTTGCCATCAGTGAATGCAAAATTCATAACCATCAATAATGAAGCATCTTCTTGTCCCGTAGATGCGTAAAGCCCTTGGGCCTTTCCAACCGTTTTTGAGCTCATATTTGGCCCAACGGTTAACGAGTTATCAATTATATTTACCATACCAAAATATGGTGACGAGTTGTTCAGTGCTTCAATCACTGTGACTGAGGTTGCATTAGACCCGCTAACATCATCCTGCCAATAAAGTTTAAAATGACTTACCTTTTCTCTCggtatcttcatttttttaggaTTGACACTTTTGACATAGTTATATTCTTCTCCAAAAATTGGAGTTGTGGtagaagaaaaaatgagaaagatgaagaagatgaagtagGAAGGTGAAACAAGGAGAGTTTTAGCCATGACTACAATACACACCCTTTGCTCACAAAACTTGAGCTATAAACCTTTGCTCACAAAACTTGAGGTATATACCTTAGCTCACAAAACCTAGGCTATATATATGTATCGATTGGTTGATTTTTCAtacaataaaattgatttttcatacAATAGAATTGACTTTTCCATACAATAAAATTGActtttccaaattcaaagtCAGTATGAAGTTTCCAACCGGGCAAAGGCCAAGTCATAGTTGCCAACCGCTCAAATACACATCACAATGGAGAAAATTTCTAACTAGAATGACCAAAATGGCCCTCCAACTTATTGGGTTTGGTGGCTTGGGCACTTGGTGGTTTTGGGTAATTTCAAAGTCTTATCAACTTGTAATAGCACTCATTTTTTgaatggaaagaaggaaaacatataaaaactttttctaGAAAATGAGTCTTGCCGCCTCTGGCGGTGCCAGGTAAGGCTCAGGGGGGCACCTGGCCCTCTGAATTTTCTAGAAACAAACAAATTCCCTTATATGTCAAAACTTTTTTAGGAAAATAGaaaccaaaatagaaaatttatcccttccaaaaaaaaaaaaaaaatgaatttaattttcaaaataatgacaactaaatattattaccaaaaaaataatatcgaccattaattactaataaaatattaaaattgaactaaaatttaaaaaaattctcatttgaTATTagcatttatttcttttttgtttattcaatctttttcattttcatgcttattttttattatacttaattaaatcataaaaaataatacttttaaatTGCTACTGTTTTCATAATGACTTATTATATGAAACATAAgttttaagtaaataattttactttcaattatcatatatttaattattttaaaaaagaaaaaaatttaaaagtattgaTTTTGAcgtctattaaaattttaatccttatttttaaaagtacatAGAAAAATTTAGGTATTTGGATATAACTATAAAGAATATgattaagatataaataaataaaattatgttataaaacaattgagatttaaaaacacacattttccatgaaaaatatcaaaatttataatataaaattttgaattctttaaatTAACTTTTACGGGTTTTTgggataaaataattaaaattattcaaaatttataatgattttttttttagtttttatttcttttgaaatttcccTTTAAATGTTcttggtaattttttaatatacatataaaatctattttttttaaaaaaatattcttagtactggttgtttaatttgatacattttcataattaatatttaaaattatttaattttaataataacaacgagaataaatatcattaattacCTTAGCTATAATACATTAATAATTCTGTTGATGGCCCACCTAACATAAGTGTCTGGCTCCGCGGTGGCAGCCGCCATCAAAGTGGGCCCTAAGGTTTATTGTGGTGGGCCAAAACCCTTCATCCTATTGGATAAAATTGTCATTTTACCATTTAAACTTGTGAGCCAAGGTAGGTCtgttaaatgttttatattaatatgaaaaacgaggtaaaaagttttgaaattaagtataagttaattattttaatttaatattaaaagttaaaaataattttaatattgaattattttattaaatatattttatttatttaataatttaaattaaatgattaaGTTGATTAACCAAACACCttataattgaatatttttttgaaaagaattgtttttataaatcttTCAAATATGTGAGAATAATCCTTGTTTGAGATATTGAAACActgaaacaaaaaatgaaattaaaaaatctatttcacttttaatttgttattttatgcgaattaattattaaaaatgagaacataaattaaaaactcATTATTAATTGAAATGCatttttattaggattttgagTTCCTCTCTACATTAATGGGTGTTGATGGGTCTCAACACCCATTAAGATTCAACCACTTTCCTTGGAAAATCAGCTGGTCAAGACTATAGATTCTATGGATAGAGAGGCATTTCAGTCTCCCAATTGGGTGGCAAAGAGTTggggcttttttaacttttgcggcaattttaaaaaataattattaaaaaatggtagttgagaaaatattgatatatatacTACAGTTTTGGCCACGTGGaagtggaaggtgtctctttcaaaagacacctttcataattttcaaaatcatgatacatatttaaaagaattgaatttaagctaaaggtgtctcttgaaaagacatcttctacaattccagaaaattggatttatattaaaggtgtctcttgaagagatagTTTTTACGTGACAAAAAATCTAATATGCATtgaaagtgtcttttcaagagacacttttcataattacaaaaaaaatggaattatattcAGAcgactttcataattttttaaaaattgggtttatactaaaagtgtcttttcaagagacactttctaCAATTTTTCATACACAGTGGAAAATTTCGAATTTTGAAAAGGGACATTATACAATATACA
The sequence above is drawn from the Vitis riparia cultivar Riparia Gloire de Montpellier isolate 1030 chromosome 6, EGFV_Vit.rip_1.0, whole genome shotgun sequence genome and encodes:
- the LOC117916674 gene encoding dirigent protein 22-like; this encodes MAKTLLVSPSYFIFFIFLIFSSTTTPIFGEEYNYVKSVNPKKMKIPREKVSHFKLYWQDDVSGSNATSVTVIEALNNSSPYFGMVNIIDNSLTVGPNMSSKTVGKAQGLYASTGQEDASLLMVMNFAFTDGKYNGSTFTVLGRNNVNAEVREMPIIGGSGLFRFARGYALASTYSFYDNGDATIEYNCYVIHY